A window from Engraulis encrasicolus isolate BLACKSEA-1 chromosome 13, IST_EnEncr_1.0, whole genome shotgun sequence encodes these proteins:
- the osbpl11 gene encoding oxysterol-binding protein-related protein 11, translating to MQGETTGIRMSESEGKLDAITQNKTQAPVTRGSSKSWQYSDHMENVDGYLMKYTNLVTGWQYRFFVLNNELGVLEYFVNEQSRSQKPRGTLPLGGAVISPSDEDSHTFTVNAISGEQYKLRATDAKERQHWVSRLQICTQHHTEAMGKTNPPLKTRSLSVASQGSGSPGSQRRNSPNPGSLFGLSQLPRGSTSPYSSKRSLLPDHLLEAREMMSQAQGQHRDLILSIEGLPSSAGPSPSPSPLDQDLLLLKATSLATMTCLSDCLHILQLQQVARQRIPLGGPTIEWLEPKGSDILKNGGAPSKDDGGDGKSSEGAVLDNLDMDSCISAMEVEDINAEDEVDDSAPDEEEELGAVEEERSVILHLLSQLKLGMDLTRVVLPTFILEKRSLLEMYADFMSHPDLFVSITDGASPLERMVRFVEYYLTSFHEGRKGAIAKKPYNPIIGETFNCSWRVPKTSSSSPPPPPPESSSSSSSRAGTPPSSSSGGDDSYLLRFVAEQVSHHPPVSGFYAECPEKNICVNTHVWTKSKFMGMSIGVSMVGEGCLHLLDHNEEYTFTLPSAYARSILTVPWVELGGKVNVNCAKTGYSAAITFQTKPFYGGKLHRVSAEVKHNATNAVVCRVQGEWNGTLEFTYSSGETRVIDVTKLPVTRKRVRPVDKQGPYESRRLWQHVTASLRQRDMEKATEHKRFLEERQRTEERHRTETHTPWRTKCFERKGESWVYFQPLWKTGGQSPSLDTSL from the exons ATGCAAGGAGAAACAACCGGAATACGAATGTCCGAGAGCGAAGGAAAACTCGATGCCATCACGCAGAACAAAACGCAAGCCCCCGTTACAAGAGGGAGCTCCAAAAGTTGGCAGTACAG TGATCATATGGAAAATGTTGACGGTTATCTAATGAAGTATACCAACCTGGTCACTGGGTGGCAATACAG GTTCTTCGTTTTAAACAACGAATTGGGCGTTTTGGAGTACTTTGTCAATGAGCAGTCGCGATCCCAGAAACCTAGAGGGACGTTACCTCTGGGAGGTGCTGTCATCTCTCCCAGTGACGAGGACTCGCACACGTTCACTGTCAATGCCATCAGTGGAGAGCAGTACAAACTAAGAG CAACCGATGCCAAAGAGAGACAGCACTGGGTGAGCCGGCTGCAGATATGCACACAGCATCATACCGAAGCCATGGGGAAG ACCAACCCGCCGCTGAAGACTCGCAGCCTCTCGGTGGCCTCCCAGGGCAGCGGGTCCCCGGGCTCCCAGCGCCGCAACAGCCCCAACCCCGGCTCCCTCTTCGGGCTCTCCCAGCTGCCGCGCGGctccacctccccctactccagCAAACGCTCGCTGCTGCCAGATCACCTGCTGGAGGCTCGGGAG ATGATGAGCCAGGCCCAGGGGCAGCACCGGGACCTGATCCTGAGCATCGAGGGCCTGCCGTCCTCCGCCgggccctcgccctcgccctcgcccctGGACCAGGACCTGCTGCTCCTCAAGGCCACCTCCCTGGCCACCATGACCTGCCTGAGCGACTGCCTTCACATCCTCCAGCTGCAGCAGGTGGCTCGCCAGAGGATCCCTCTCGGAG GGCCCACCATCGAGTGGCTGGAGCCCAAGGGGTCCGACATCCTGAAGAACGGGGGCGCGCCCTCCAAGGATGACGGTGGCGACGGCAAGAGCTCGGAGGGAGCCGTCTTGGACAACCTGGACATGGACTCCTGCATCTCTGCCATG GAGGTAGAGGACATCAACGCGGAGGATGAGGTGGACGACTCGGCcccagatgaggaggaggagctgggggCCGTGGAGGAGGAGCGCAGTGTCATCCTGCACCTCCTCTCGCAGCTCAAACTGGGCATGGACCTCACCAGG GTGGTCCTGCCCACGTTCATCCTGGAGAAGCGCTCGCTGCTGGAGATGTACGCCGACTTCATGTCGCACCCGGACCTCTTTGTGTCCATCACGGACGGCGCCAGCCCGCTGGAGCGCATGGTGCGCTTCGTGGAGTACTACCTGACCTCCTTCCACGAGGGCCGCAAGGGCGCCATCGCCAAGAAGCCCTACAACCCCATCATCGGCGAGACCTTCAACTGCTCCTGGCGCGTGCCCAAGACGTCTTCGTCatcgccaccaccgccgccgccggagtcctcttcctcgtcctcctcccgcGCGGGCACCCCGCCctccagcagcagcggcggcgacgACTCGTACCTGCTGCGCTTCGTGGCCGAGCAGGTGTCCCACCACCCGCCCGTCTCCGGCTTCTACGCTGAGTGCCCTGAGAAGAACATCTGCGTCAACACCCACGTGTGGACCAAGAGCAAGTTCATGGGCATGTCCATCGGCGTCTCCATGGTGGGAGAAG GTTGCCTGCATCTCCTTGACCATAATGAGGAGTACACCTTCACGCTGCCCTCCGCCTACGCCCGCTCCATCCTCACGGTGCCCTGGGTGGAGCTGGGGGGAAAGGTCAACGTCAACTGCGCCAAGACAGGATACTCGGCCGCGATCACATTCCAGACCAAGCCCTTCTACGGTGGCAAGCTGCACAG AGTGAGTGCGGAGGTGAAGCACAACGCCACCAACGCGGTGGTGTGTCGGGTGCAGGGGGAGTGGAACGGCACGCTGGAGTTCACCTACAGCAGCGGAGAGACCCGCGTCATCGACGTCACCAAGCTGCCCGTCACCCGCAAACGCGTTCGCCCAGTCGATAAACAGGGACCCTACGAGTCCAG GCGCCTGTGGCAGCACGTGACCGCGTCCCTGCGACAGAGGGACATGGAGAAGGCCACGGAGCACAAGCGCTTCCTGGAGGAGCGCCAACGCACGGAGGAGAGGCAccgcacagagacgcacacgccCTGGAGGACCAAATGCTTCGAGAGAAAA ggCGAGAGCTGGGTGTACTTCCAGCCGCTATGGAAGACGGGAGGCCAGAGTCCCTCACTGGACACCAGTCTGTGA